The DNA region AGCAAGATCAGATAAAAAGCCAGGGCCCAGTTGCTGGCATAAAATGGGGGCAATATGGTAAATTCAAATGTAGTTATCTTGCTTACGGTATCTTCATTGATCCTAGCCCTTACTTTAAATACATAGCTGCCAGGGGCCAGGTTGGTAAAATCTTTCTGGGAAGCTGCACTCCAGTCAGCCCATTGTTTGGAATAGCCTTCCAGGTAGTACTGAAACCTGATTTTGGCCTGCCGGTAATAAGGCAGGGCAAAGGAAATCCGGATGCTGTTGCGCTTAAACGGAATTTCGATTTCAGTGCCGTCGTTATCAAATTCAGTAATGGTGCTGTAGGTGTCGGTAATGTCTTCCAGCTTTCTGATGAGTACAGCAGGCAAGTCAACATTTCTTTTTGGTGTGGGAGGTTCGGTGGCGTTATAGATCACGAAGCCGTCATCGACACTCAGCAGGTAGATGTTGCTGCTGATTTTACTGATGTTCTCGTAGTACTGCACCATGCGTCCGTCCAGTATGCTGAAAGTACTGGAGTCTACGCTTACCTTGCCAGGCTCGAGCAGGTGTACAAGCCCCATTTTGCCATGATTGATAAACCAGTATTTTTTTGCGCCGGCGTCGATGATCTTATTGGAACCTGCAAAGCTGCCCAGTTCCCGGTTCAAAGTGCCATAGGGGCTAAAGTGATTGCTGATCTCATCATAGATCAGAAACCCTTTATCGGATGAAAATACCAGCTTGTTTTCGAGCGTAAAGACGTTAACACCATAATCGCTTGGGAGCCCGTTCTTTTCATTATAGGTTTTGATGGTGGTTACCCTTCTCAGGTCGGGGCTCAGTGTAAGTTTATACAGGCCACGGTAAGCATGGCTTACCCAGACATCGCCCCTGGCATCCTGTTCTACATAGCGGGAGGGCTCTCCGAAGTTTTCTATCCTATGCGAGAATTTCCAGTTTCCGGAGGCATCTTTTTTGAACAGTACCAATCCGTTATAAGTGCCCTGGATGAGGAAACGGGGATCGGAGTTTAACTTTTTGATGGTCCATCCGCCCTTTATAGAAGAGATGCTTTGGAGCTGGTTTCCGGATACTTTAAAGGTACCATCGTTATGGCCACAAAATAGCTGGTCATCTATCAGGGTAAGGTCCCATACCTGCCCCTGTGAGTTGGGGATGAGTTTAAAATCGAATGAATTGAAAAGGTTTCCTGTTCCCGATGCCCATGCACTGTAGAACAAGCCCTGGTTAGTGCCCAGATAAATGTTGTTTTTATAGATCAGGCTGGAATAAACGGTACCAAACTGGCCGGTTTTGTCGAAATAGAAATAGAGCGGTGAATTGAGTTCGATGCGGTCAATGCCGTTATCCAGTCCGGCCCATAGGTTCTGGTCCTGATCTGCGTAGAGGCTCAGCACGGTATTGTTCTGCAGGCCACTTGATTTGTTAATTCGCTGCACTACGTTCCCATCTTCATCCATGATGATGAGCCCGTTGAGGATAGTGCCATAGGCGTAGTATCTGTCTTGGATACGTGTGCCATTATTGAGCTGGTAGGTTTTCAGGAAGGCATTGGCGGGGGTGTTCAGCGGACTGAAGCTTTCGCCATTGTAAACAAACAGGCCATCTTTGCTGGTGCCGATCAGCAGGCTGCCATTCTTATAAGGAAGTATAGACAGTATTGCTCTGGGAACCGTGAGACTTGTGTTTTTCAATGGGACAAGTTTATTGCCAATAAGTTCGAAAAGCCCCCGGCCTATAACCTCTACATAAAAGTGCTGTCCGACCTGATGCAGGAACAGCAGTGATTGTTGTGCCGTTACCACGCTGATCTTTTTGTTCTCGTAGATGTATATGGCAGAGAAGGACTGGAATATGACCTTTTTGCCGCTCGTGTAGATTTTCCAGATTTCATCCTTGATGCCATGGGCTGCGGGGATAAGGCTGGTAAGGGAGGTGTAAGATAAAAGCCTGTTTTTATTAGACCAGTAGCCAAATTCACCGAAACCCCCGGTGTACACGATCCCATTTGCTCCGCTGGCAACAGAGCGGACGATTTGCCGGTTGGGCATTTTATATTGATTCCAGTATCTGCCGTCAAAACTGAGCAGGCCCTGGGCATTCCCAAAATACAGTACGCCGGATTTGTCTTTTGCTATAGACCAGTTCTGATTGCCCGATAGGTAAACCGATTTGGGGTAATTTTGTACATAAGGAACCCCAATACTCTTTATATTATCTGCTGTTGCAAAGAATGGCAATAATAAAGCAAGATAAAATAGACAGTATTGGAGGTGTCTGTGTTTCATTGGTAGCTAAGATAGCTATTTCGCAATTACGTTTACAGGTTGTGGTACTTTTACATAATATCCTGTTCCATCGTACTTACGCTTACGCGGATTGGTGGTACAGGCTACAGAACAACAGCCTTGCAGCTCATTGCCGCAGTCGTCGCATTGGGTAATGTGCTCATTGCATTCCGGATTGGCACAATTGATCATCTTAGGTGTGGTTTTACCACAATTGAAGCACTTGGAAACTACGGTAGGGTTTACCGTATTGACGTCTACGGCGATACGGTTGTCAAATACATAGCATTTGCCCTCAAAATCCTGTCCGCCCGCCTCTTTGCCATATTTAATGATACCTCCATGAAGCTGGTATACATCGCTGAAACCATGGTGCAGCAGCAGGGCGGAAGCCTTTTCGCATTTGATGCCCCCGGTACAGTAGGTCAGCACTTTTTTGTCTTTATACTGGGCCAGCTCGTTGATTTTATCCGGGAAGTCCCTGAAGTTCTCTATGTCGAGTGTTACCGCATTTTTAAATTTGCCCAGGTTATGCTCGTAGTTAGAGCGGACGTCCAGGATAACTACATCTTCCTGATC from Pedobacter africanus includes:
- a CDS encoding ligand-binding sensor domain-containing protein, producing the protein MKHRHLQYCLFYLALLLPFFATADNIKSIGVPYVQNYPKSVYLSGNQNWSIAKDKSGVLYFGNAQGLLSFDGRYWNQYKMPNRQIVRSVASGANGIVYTGGFGEFGYWSNKNRLLSYTSLTSLIPAAHGIKDEIWKIYTSGKKVIFQSFSAIYIYENKKISVVTAQQSLLFLHQVGQHFYVEVIGRGLFELIGNKLVPLKNTSLTVPRAILSILPYKNGSLLIGTSKDGLFVYNGESFSPLNTPANAFLKTYQLNNGTRIQDRYYAYGTILNGLIIMDEDGNVVQRINKSSGLQNNTVLSLYADQDQNLWAGLDNGIDRIELNSPLYFYFDKTGQFGTVYSSLIYKNNIYLGTNQGLFYSAWASGTGNLFNSFDFKLIPNSQGQVWDLTLIDDQLFCGHNDGTFKVSGNQLQSISSIKGGWTIKKLNSDPRFLIQGTYNGLVLFKKDASGNWKFSHRIENFGEPSRYVEQDARGDVWVSHAYRGLYKLTLSPDLRRVTTIKTYNEKNGLPSDYGVNVFTLENKLVFSSDKGFLIYDEISNHFSPYGTLNRELGSFAGSNKIIDAGAKKYWFINHGKMGLVHLLEPGKVSVDSSTFSILDGRMVQYYENISKISSNIYLLSVDDGFVIYNATEPPTPKRNVDLPAVLIRKLEDITDTYSTITEFDNDGTEIEIPFKRNSIRISFALPYYRQAKIRFQYYLEGYSKQWADWSAASQKDFTNLAPGSYVFKVRARINEDTVSKITTFEFTILPPFYASNWALAFYLILLGFLVMAFKRLYERKLKKDQEAIAKKLQAEKEAFLKKEAEATEKQIIKLQTEKLHTELAGKTRELANSAMSLVYKNELLQKLSQEILKLKDSNGKPLAEEQLRKLQKVIDEGMNDERDWNLFESSFNEAHESFFKKLKVNHPDLVPNDLKLCAYLRMNMSSKEMASLLNISLRGVEIRRYRLRKKLDVPHDKNLVEFLMEL
- the trhO gene encoding oxygen-dependent tRNA uridine(34) hydroxylase TrhO; the protein is MTKFQTLLYYCYSPIAEAAQFADDHLKFCKSLGLVGRIIVADEGLNGTVSGTVAACEAYMAAIKADERFAKTDFKIDDVAEPSFIKMHCRYKAEIVHSGLRDPNIIDPNKQTGKHLEPAEFQKMIDQEDVVILDVRSNYEHNLGKFKNAVTLDIENFRDFPDKINELAQYKDKKVLTYCTGGIKCEKASALLLHHGFSDVYQLHGGIIKYGKEAGGQDFEGKCYVFDNRIAVDVNTVNPTVVSKCFNCGKTTPKMINCANPECNEHITQCDDCGNELQGCCSVACTTNPRKRKYDGTGYYVKVPQPVNVIAK